The Astyanax mexicanus isolate ESR-SI-001 chromosome 4, AstMex3_surface, whole genome shotgun sequence genome segment aattggCACACAAAAATGACTTAATCCATGTAACTAACACATGCACATTCATTATATAGTCGTTTAGAGCtgttaagtattaaaatatactAGCACTgagtacttattttattattttagtgatttttactGGAGCTCTGTAGAGAGCCAACTCACCCACAGCAGGGATATCTCAGACTGCTGGGggtctcccagcatgcactcatttTATACTAAAAACTGGCAGCCTTTGACCAGCAGGTGGTGCTGAACTCATTTGcagtaatttatatattattaactatttatatatacttttaacactgttacatatatatatatatacatatatatatatatcttaatttcaGTTACTtaacaagcttttattttaatacactaaattatttcttcttttttttcttttcagaaatgaaaatattataggatttctactgaaatctatgaaagaggtgaagcacaagccatcctgaagaatctccagaacacacagaaattgtttgatacatttaacagacagaggaaacagagaaaagtcccgacatggaggaacatcagcactctgtcaatagttttactaaacagagtgatctcaaaaaacaccagcgcattcacacaggagagaaaccgtatcactgctcagactgtggaaagagttttaatcatcagagtaatctcaataaacaccagcgcattcacacaggagagaaaccgtatcactgctcagactgtgggaagagttttactcaacataaTACTCTCAAaatgcatcagcgcattcacacaggagagaaaccgtatcactgctcagactgtgggaagagttttaatcaacagagtactctcaaaaaacaccagcgcattcacacaggagagaaaccgtattactgctcagactgtgggaagagttttactctacagagtactctcaaaaaacaccagcgcattcacacaggagagaaaccgtattactgctcagactgttggaagagttttaatcgacagtgtactctcaaaaaacaccagcgcattcacacaggagagaaaccgtattactgctcagactgttggaagagttttactgaacagagtagtctcaaaatccaccagcgcattcacacaggagagaaaccatattactgttcagactgtgggaagagttttactcatcagagtaatctcaaaaaacaccagcgcattcacacaagaTAGAAactgtatcagtgctcagactttgggaagtgttttactcaacagtgtaatctcaaactgcaccagtgcATTTACCAATGCCTTTTTATtggttcagaaaaaaatattcttatccagggatgatatTTATAGAATTCCACGTTATGTTTTCATGTATGTTTAAATACCTACATTTGTTCATGCCCTCAGAGATCTCCACCACTTAGTTAAACATGTGTTGTAGTATAATACGTTTTAACCACAGTGTAGTGGAATAAACAGAGGTTttctgcatcgcttggacacacacacacacacactacccccactttatggtctataaggaacttcaacccccagaacactctaaaagccttggagtaatctttttcaaacagccttaaatttcaaaatgacatttcctgactatttcttcactcagcctcgctcaagagccctgaATGCAAGTttagggtaaacatttttaaattcttttgacATTCCtacagacgctgtcagtcgtaaacctggatttaggaccgttaatgtttaaacatctggaactgtgcacaattgtggttttgccaacagcaccatcaccaggacaaggacgggactgcCGGACTTGAGAGAGTGTTCAAGACTTAATGAATGcattggaaattgtaaattcaccaaatatcaTACCAATTAAGCGGTTTGTgcttagttatttctgcaatcacttagaaataagattcatgaagttaggagaaatgttctaagcttggaattCCATTTTTAACATTGCAGACCACAAGTCAGTGGGCTTATAAGCGACTCTTTTTCACCAACCTctcccacggtcgtaaattccggcCAGCAGCTTTGTCTAAACATTCACTGCAGAGCGAATGTAATTTTTCACTaagaattacttaaaatatagattgactatataaaaaaaggtgttttacagatatttaccaaatgccacttctggtatatgtgtttggatatgtcctgattaaattttcctaTTGAAGTCTGAATCAGCAAgatttaactagcatttgataatttagctatATTTGGTTATTagtggtttaaccatgttgtatcttttaagtgatttaattgggtttaaataataacatgactcttgatctctttttgacaaggtaccatccattgttgtatttctaagattatcttgtaattgtaagattgttgtttcctgaatttatcctcacaaactggtatgctgaagactgtattttgatccactgtttaattgagttttcttttggtttggtctattagtaaaataaaaaaatctctcactagctgaagcatggtgaccatgtgggggtgttttatggccctttgtgaacaGATCATCTTCCtcgccaaagtttgaaattgctcctaaaCCAATTAAagcacagacacttgggccacagagccaatcatAGCTTAAGGTCCAAAGCAGGTTTAAGCTACAGACTCAGTCAGTTATGGGCAGAGAGTTTTGGAGTCAGTTGAGGAGAGAAGTGCAGAAAGATGAGGGCAGATAGAGAGCAGTTGGAGAAGAGAGagtagggagcccagagatggaggaaggatAGACAGAGAGGAGTTTGGAGTTTTTTTgactagtttagtttagtcagcTTAGTTTAGCATTCTTAGTACAACTCATTTAACCTTTTTCAAGCATAATGGTATTAGTTATTCTAGTTTAAATAACttagctattttatgatctacggagttcttcTGCTCGCCAAAATAGTtaattcagtaaaccaactagaacaaccgacggatcaccgaaaGGGTACGCCAGGTGAGCCAGCTCAGGGGAAAGGTTCTCCCTGTGCAGAGATTAGAAGTGGGTGtcgaccaggtgcgccgctggcccacagagcactatctttaccctgcggatgggtccacgtGGGACCTGCTAGGGGTGCAAGATGCAAGCCGATCAAGAGGTTTGAACAGCGGACGGAACTGATGGGGACCCCTTTGTGGACGtcaggcagtttgggtatttctttCAAGAATTGGTGTTtcggttggtcaagtctagtttggttattgtcctcttttcttagtatagattcattTTCAGTTGTTGGGCGAGAAGGATGAACTTTGTAGGtcctaaaatattataattatctaCATATTttggtgttctcatttgattgttttgacctcattacatttagacccttatttagaaatgcTCACTTAATAGTTCTAGTAATTTgttattcctttcataccagtattataatgTCTTTGTTCTTTTagttctcatttatcattctacactatggtttgatatctaatggctacatttatgattttttaatgaattatttactcatatctgtgcgatttaataaaatacttttatattacaaaacctgtaatttcagtgttttctggataacttggttatgagaattcctgtcacctgtagaaaccacaccctgagatgacttgttattaattaatttgattaattaatttattaattaatctaattaaattaatttaataactggtgcccaattaaaaatatttcaacatctcaattagcaccaggtattaaaccactgagcccgctacacaaCCATTTTCTGATTATCCCCACTTAGTATCTGCAGGTGGccattaacaattaattaaattaataagtaaACCCAACAAATCCctgctttaataaattgttattttgctgataatgaagtatcctgtctctctatactttatctctacttcgggcttccatcaaaagaatccaggGGGAAGTGCGAATTTCCCCAacactagctagctaaaacattccacacaaataaagtagttaacattagctaacctagctagctaaaacattccacactgaaataaagtagttaactttaactaatgtagctaactaaaacattccacactgaagtaaattagttaacataagctaatgtagctaactaaaacattccacgctaaaatagagtagttaacattagctaacctagctagctaaaacattccacactgaaataaagtatttagcattagctaacctagctacctaaaacattccacactaaattaaagtagttaacatttgctaacctagctagctaaaacattccacacttaaataaagtagttaacattagctaacctagctagctgaaacattccacacttaaataaagtagttaacattagctaacctagctagctaaaacattccacactgaaataaagtagttaaaattagctaacctagctagctaaaacattccacactaaaataaagtagttgacattagctaacctagctagctaaaacattccaccctgaaataaagtagttaacattagctaacctagctagctaaaacattctacactgaaataaagtagttaacattacctaacctagctagctaaaacattccaccctgaaataaagtagttaacattagctaacctagctggctaaatctttccactctgaaataaagtagttaacattagctaacccagaTAGCTAAACCATTCCACAGTGAAATAAAGTGGTTAACATTAACTTACCTAGCTAGATAATTTTTTTCACTCTGAAacaaagtaaacattagctaatctagcttactaaacattccacactgaaatatcgttaacattagctaacctagccggCTAATtctttccactctgaaataaagtggttaacattagcttttatagctagctaaaacattacacactgaaataaagtaattaatattagctaacctagctagctataacattccacacttaaataaagtagttaacattagctaacctaactagctaaaacattccacactaaaataaattagttaacattagctaacctagctagcttaatcattccacactgaaataaagcatttagcattagcttagctagctagctaaaatattccacactgaaataaagtagttaacattagctaacctagctagctaaaacattccatactgaaataaagcatttaacattagcttacctagctagctaaaatattccacactgaaataaagtagttaacattagctaatgtagctagctaaaacattccacattaaaataaagcagtaaacatTAGCTCATCTAGCTAACTAAAAAATTCCACTCTGAAATTgagtagataacattagctaacctatctagctaaaacattccacactaaattaaagtagttaacatttgctaacctagctagctataacattccacacttaaataaagtagttaacattagctaacctagctaatgtagctagctaaatcttttcactttgaaataaagttaacattagctaccttagctagctaaaacatcccacactgaaataaattgttaaaactacctaaagtagctagctgaaacagtacacactgaaataaagtaattaatattagctaacctagctagctaaaacattccacactgaaataaaatagttaatattagctaacctagctagctataaagattccacactgaaataaagtagttcaaattacctaaagttgctagctaaattttttcactctgaaataaagtagttaacattagctagcctagcaagcttaaacattccacactgaaataaagtagttaacattagctaacgtagctagctaaatcttttcactctgaaataaagtaaacattagctaacctagctagataaaacattacacactgaaataatgtagttaacattagctaacgtagctagataaaacattccacactgaaataaagtagttaacattaactaacctagctagctaaatcaaTCAACTCTGAAATAAAGTGGTTGACTTTAGCTTACCTggctagctaaatcattccacactgaaatgtAGTTGACATTaccaaacattagctaaccttgctgagaggggtctgtgtgcaacaggggcttcacagtgcacatgcaatgtcaagccccggaaatgcactctcaagcgcTACACTCACAATGCTTTTAGACAAACTCccttcaaataaaatataatttattatttttgtttaaattcccCTTTATACACCAGAATGTCAGTGCAAGGTATGATAAAATACGAATATGTAcatgtttaatacaaataaagtttagtacaaacaatataaaccatataaaatgTTGACTCAACCTAAAATTGATGtgcacaaatatttttatatcagcGCTATAAACTAGGATTTAGAGGAGGAGTTATCTGCGATAACTAAAAGTCAATCAAAAATACAAGACAATTTAGATATAAccgtttaattaatattaatatctataCTGCTCTCATCATTTACACTTGCTAGCTGTTGTCATGTCTGTTACCGTTTGTAAAATTGCAAAACACACTATGGATTTAAAAACTCTTATAAATCTTCAGAagcgtaaaagtgtaaaaaagagcTTGAAAGTGCATTTCAGGGGCTGGGTGGTGGTCACGCCCACGCCCACACCTAATTTCATTAAAatgacctaaagtagctagctaaaacattccacaccaaaataaagtagttaacattagctaacctagctagctaaaacattccacactgaaataaagtagttaacattagctaacctagctagctaaaacatcccacactgaaataaagtagttaacattagctaacctagctaactaaaacattccacactaaaataaagtagttaatattagctatcctagctagctaaataattacacacttaaatacagtagttaaaataagctaacctaactagctaaatctttccactttgaaatgaagtaaaaaatggctaatttagctagctgaaacattccacactgaaatatagttaacattagctaacttagctagctagatctttccactttcaaataaattaaacattagctagcctagcttacacacttaaataaagtagttaacattagcttacctagctagctgaaacattccacactgaaatatagttaatattagctaacctagctagctagatcgttccactttcaaataaattaaacattagctaacctagctaactaaatcattccacactgaaatagagtagttaacattagctaacctagctagctaaacaattccacactgaaataaagtatttaacattagttaacctagctatctaAATCTTTACAGT includes the following:
- the LOC125801308 gene encoding zinc finger protein 154-like isoform X2, whose protein sequence is MEEHQHSVNSFTKQSDLKKHQRIHTGEKPYHCSDCGKSFNHQSNLNKHQRIHTGEKPYHCSDCGKSFTQHNTLKMHQRIHTGEKPYHCSDCGKSFNQQSTLKKHQRIHTGEKPYYCSDCGKSFTLQSTLKKHQRIHTGEKPYYCSDCWKSFNRQCTLKKHQRIHTGEKPYYCSDCWKSFTEQSSLKIHQRIHTGEKPYYCSDCGKSFTHQSNLKKHQRIHTR